CCCATCTCTTTTGAGAGGACGAAGGATGAAGCCTGCCCGGCGTTTTCCATGAGGATCTCTTCTGAAATGTCCAGTTTTTCACTGGCGTATCTGTCCATCGCCCTCATCTCACTTACACTCGTAACCTTCATTTTCCACCCCCCTCTGTGTCTTTGTGCCTTTACCTTATCATCACGAATCTCTGTTCCTTATGGGGAACGTACCACTTGATGAAATTATATCCGATACCCAGTGGAGCCGGTTTGATGCCCCGGAAACGGGCATGAATAATGGGCAGGGCATCGGGGACATACAGGAAAGTGTAGGGTTGTTCCTCCGCCAGGATATCCTGTATCCTGTCGTAGCATTTTTTTCTCTCCTTCTGATCGAAGGTATCTCTCCCCCTTTCTAACAGGTCATCAACTTCTCTGTTTTTATAGGATATGAAATTTAATTCTTCCGGCCTTGTCTTGCTGGAATGCCATACATCGTAGAGGTCAGGATCGAGGGGTATCGTCCAGCCCAGGATGGTCGCCGCAAATCTCCTTTTGTTGATAAAATCGTTGATGAAGGCAGCCCATTCGAGGACCCTGATCTTTACCTTAATGCCTATCTCGGCAAGGCGTTTCTGAATAATTTCAGCACATTTTTGCCGGACATCGTTTCCCTGATTCGTGATAATCTCAAAAATAAAGGGCTTGCCATTTTTATCCAGAATGCCGTCACCATCAGTATCTTTCCAGCCCGCCTCCGCAAGTAGTTCCTTTGCTTTCCGAGGACTATACGGGTATGTCTTCACGTTAGGGTTATAGGGCCAGGTGCCGGGTTTAAACGGACCTGTAGCTACCTTACCGAGTCCCAGGAGGACGCCCTGAATAATCTCCTCTTTGTTTATCGCTGAGGCGATAGCCTGCCTCACACGTTTATCGGCAAACAAAGGATTCTTGATGTTGTATCCAAGGTAAGTATAGGAAAAGGAGAGGTAGCGATACTTATTGAAATTTTTACGGAACAGGTTGTTTTCTGTTTGCCTCATATACTGAAGTGGGGTCAATCCCATCCGGTCAATGCCGTTTGCACGCAATTCGAGGAACATGGTTGCCATATCCGGTATGATCCGCGTGATGTAACCATCTATATAAGGCCTTCCTTCAAAATAATCGGGGTTGGAGGCAAGGACAATCTTCTGGCCGGGGATCCATTCTTTGAAGATATACGGCCCCGTTCCTATGGGGTGTCGTGTAAGAGGACTCGTGGTGATGTCGCCTCCGGCAAGGAGATGTTTCGGTAAAATGGCAGCTCCCCAACTCATAAGGGCGGGGGCAAAGGGTTTGTCGTAGGTAACACGGAAGGTATAGGAATCGAGGACTTCGGCTTTCTTGACCTTGAGAAAATCGCCGGCATAGGGGGTAGGGGTCTTAGGATCGATCGTGACCTGGTAAGTATACAGGACATCATCGGCGGTGAATGGATGGCCATCATGCCATTTTACGTTCTTTCTCAGGTGGAAGGTGATCACCAGCCCGTTATGGGAAATATTCCATGATTCGGCCAGATCCCCAACAACATTCAGGTCTTTGTCGTATTTTACAAGGCCGTTGAAGACCATCGCCGCGATATCGTGGGAGGCACTGTCCGAGGCAAGAATGGGAATCATGTTGCTGGCATCGCCGATGGAACCCTCCACCATAATATCTCCATAGGCAGGGCCTGTATCTGATATGTTCCTGGGGGTATTTTCCTGTTCCCTCCCGCTACACCCCCATACGGCCATGGAGAGGATGATTATGAGAACCAGGATGATCCGCATAGGTGATTTCATAATAATTGAGTTAATTATCTTAAACATAGGGCTTTTGCAATTTTATTTTGATAACAGGATTCAAGGGGTCAAGGGGTCAAGGATTCAAGTGAAATGTTGAAAAACTACAAGGAATTGAAAGTTTGGTAGAAGTCTTATTAACTGAATCCTTGAATCCTCGAACCCTTTTTAGCAACTAAATCTGCTTTCTCCTTGACACCCATATACCACCCTCCTATACTCATCGTGGTAAAATCCAGAAGGACCATTTTTTATCCTTGTTTCCTGAGTATATCACCCATGATTAGTCGAAATAACCAGGAAAGTCACCAATCCGAGTCCAGTCCAGTCCGTGTTTATTTTATCCTCGCCACCGTGTGGGACATCTTGCGGAATGCGGTTAAAAATTACAGAAATAACGGAGATATGAACCAGGCCGCCGCTATTGCCCTCTACGCCATCCTCTCTATTATTCCCCTCTTCATTTTGACTATCGTGGTGGGAGGTCATATCTTTGGCTCTTACCCCAACATGCAAAATGAAC
This genomic window from Syntrophales bacterium contains:
- a CDS encoding peptide-binding protein, whose product is MRIILVLIIILSMAVWGCSGREQENTPRNISDTGPAYGDIMVEGSIGDASNMIPILASDSASHDIAAMVFNGLVKYDKDLNVVGDLAESWNISHNGLVITFHLRKNVKWHDGHPFTADDVLYTYQVTIDPKTPTPYAGDFLKVKKAEVLDSYTFRVTYDKPFAPALMSWGAAILPKHLLAGGDITTSPLTRHPIGTGPYIFKEWIPGQKIVLASNPDYFEGRPYIDGYITRIIPDMATMFLELRANGIDRMGLTPLQYMRQTENNLFRKNFNKYRYLSFSYTYLGYNIKNPLFADKRVRQAIASAINKEEIIQGVLLGLGKVATGPFKPGTWPYNPNVKTYPYSPRKAKELLAEAGWKDTDGDGILDKNGKPFIFEIITNQGNDVRQKCAEIIQKRLAEIGIKVKIRVLEWAAFINDFINKRRFAATILGWTIPLDPDLYDVWHSSKTRPEELNFISYKNREVDDLLERGRDTFDQKERKKCYDRIQDILAEEQPYTFLYVPDALPIIHARFRGIKPAPLGIGYNFIKWYVPHKEQRFVMIR